TTGCTGTTGAGACCATACACGGAGCTGCTGGAGGCAAACACAAGGTAAGGAACCTTGTTGTTACGGCAGGCTTCAAGAATGTTCAGGAAGCCCACCATGTTGCTCTGCATGTAGGCGTAAGGATTGGTGATGGAATAGCGGACGCCAGCCTGGGCTGCGAGATTCAGGACCTTGTCAAATTTTTCAGCGGCGAACAAGGCGTCCAGGGATTCCTTGTCGGCAATGTCCATACGGACAAAGCGGCAGTTGGACCACTTGGAGCTAGCAAGCATTTCGCCAAATTCAAAGTTGTCGCCCGGCTGTTCAAAACCGTTTTCGCGCAAGCGGCCGTACTTCAAACGCTGATCGTAGTAGTCATTGATGTTATCCAAGCCCACGACATCATCGCCGCGTGCGGAAAGCATCTGCACGATCTTGGACCCGATAAATCCAGCAGCACCAGTAACAAGAATTTTCATTGCCTAAGACTTCTTCTTGCTGTAATAGCCTTTGCCGTAGTAACCCTTACCATAGTAGCCATAACCACCATAGTAGCCGCGGCTGTCATGTTCACAGTGGTTCATCACGAAAGCCTTGGGCTTGCCGCAGCAGCGATCCACCTTGATCATGGCTTCCTTGATCTGATCCATGGAATGGCGGCCGTAGTGCAGCACGAACAAGGCAAAGTCAACCACAGGGAAAATCAATTCGGAGTCGGTGACCAAGTTCAGCGGCGGGGTGTCCACCACGATCATGTCGAACTTGGAACGGGCTTCGTCCAAGAGCTTCTTGAAGTTATCACCACGGAGCAATTCACTAGGTGTTACACCAGAGTTGCCTGCGCCGAGAACGTACATATTTTCAGTCAAGGATTCGGCAATGGCGGAATCCAGCGCGCACTTGCCAGAAAGAACATCACCAAGTCCCATCTTGTGCTTACTATACACAACGCCACGACGCATGTCGGCATCGATAAGCAGCACCCTCTTAAGATTATTGGCATAAAGGGCCGCGAGGTTCTTTGCAACAAAGGACTTACCTACACCAGGCACCATACCGGTAACCATGATAACCTTTTCCTGGGCCACGGAGAAATCAATGGCCGTATACAAGGAACGGAACGCTTCGCTGGCAGGATCTTCTGGCGACTCCTCCACCAAAGGCTTGACGTTCTTGCCCGTCTTGCGGTGGTGCAGAATGCTGTTGTCGGATTCCGGAATCTTTGCGTAAACGCTGATGCCAGTTTCACGTTCAATTTCAAGAGAGCCTCGAACACCGCGACGAGTCATCTGCATCAGGTAAATCAATAGCGCGCCGAGAAGGAAAGCACCGGCAACACAGCCACCGAAGATCATCTTCTTGTTGGGCTTGCTGGGGCGACGTTCAATCTGGGCGTAGTCAACGATTCGGACGTTACCCACTTCGCCGGCACGAACCACGCGAAGCTGCTGGATGTTGTTCAGCATGGAAGTGTACTGGGCGTTGTTCACAGCAACTTCTTCCTGCAAGCGCAACACTTCCTGCTGGGTCAGAGGCATCTTTTCTGCAGAAGCCTTCAACTTGGAAAGTTCTGCACGAAGACGGTTCTGCTGCTTGATAATAGTCTGTACGGAAGGATGTTCTTCCTTGAACAGGCGGGTTGCCTCCTGGCGACGCTTTTCCAATTCCAGGATTTCGCGTTCCAGGGAAGAAGACTTTTCCAAGTGGGCACGGGTTTCACCGCCCATATCCACGGAACCGATGCTGTGGCGATAGTCTGCCAAGTTCTTTTCGGAAGAGTCCAGCTTCGCCTTGATGCCCGGCAACTGCTTTTCCAAAAATTCCAAAGTCTTTTCAGCTTCTGCGCTACGCATTTCCACGTTCTGGCGCAAGTAGATGTTAGCCACAGAGTTCAAAATAGATGCGGCGCGGTCCGGATACTGATGAGTGAAAGACACACCGATGATACCGGTCTGCTTACCCTTTTCAGCAACATTCATGCGGCCAAGAAGTCCACGATAGGCATCCAAGGGATCAATCTGTCCAAGGATAAACATCTGGCCAGGTTCAGCGCGCATTTTCTGCACACGGATTTCGAGAGTGTCGCCGTAGTATTCAGCGGTGAGATTCTCCCCTACAGGGCCACTGAGAATTTCCTTTTCCTCCGGAGAGATAACAGCAAAGTGATCTTCATCGATAACCTTGGCCATCCACTTTTCACGGATCGCAATCTTCGGGATCTGGAGATTTTCCAGGTCCATGCGACCTTCCTTATGGGTCAGGCGGTTCAAAGCACCAATTGGCTTTGCAATAAAGCACAAATGTTCCTTTTCAACCACATAGCTAAGGACCATTCGGCTCTTCAGCAATTCAATTTCAGCTTCGGCAGGGCTGGCCACGTCGAGAAGGGCACCCATTTCGCCCATGGCTCGGCTTGCCTTGTTACCCTTGACGTTCACCTGCAGAAGGGCGTTACTGGTAAACTGGGGACGAGCCCAGTTAGAAGCAAGAAAACCAGCCACGCAGCCAAGAACGATGCAGACGCCAAGGAAAACCTTGTGCTTGAGCAAAATGCCCAAAACTTCAAGAAGATCGATTTCGTCGTCTGCAGGATTCTGAACAGACGGCTGCAACATCGTGTTAGTTTGGGGCATATTTTGATTATTCTGGTCCATAAACTCTCTAAGTGAAAAAATCACAAAAAATTATAGCAATTTTGTAACAAAGTACGAAAGATGTAAAACTGAATAAACAAAAAAACGCCCCATTTTTCACGGAGCGCTTTTTCTACCCAGAATGGTAAATACTATTTACGATTACTTGGACGTCTTAGCAGCTTTCTTAGCAGGCTTCGTAGCTTTCTTGGCGGGCTTAGCAGCCTTAGCGGAAGCCTTGCAGAAGTCAACGTATGCCTTCAGCACGTCGGAGAAGACTTCGTCCGGAGTGTTGTCGCCAACGATGTGGGAGATGATCTTCTTGTTGTACTTGCTGAGAACCTTAGCGGTAGATTCCTTGTAAACCTTGAGACGGTTCTTGATGACGTTTTCATCAGCGTCGTCCTTACGGCCTTCGATCTTAGCGCGGTTCAGGAGGCGAGCAACGATGGTTGCTTCGTCCTTGATGTCCAGCACGAAGATGTGCTTAACGTCAACGATGGATTCGATGAGCTTGACCTGTTCAACGGTACGAGGAATACCGTCGAGGAGGAGAACGTCCTTTTCCGGGTTGAGCTTGTTGGTGTTGACGAGGCCTTCGACATAGCGGCCGAAGATTTCAACGGTAGCTTCGTTCGGAACAAGGAGACCCTTGCTGGAGTAGGAAGCCAGCAACTTGCCGCTTTCGCTGGACGGAGCGATGCCGCGGAAGATGTCACCAGTAGAAAGGTGCTTGAGAGAAGTGGTAGCAGCGAGCTTTGCGCCAACGGTACCCTTGCCGGAACCCGGTGCGCCAAAGATAAGAACTGCAGAAATCTTAGCCATTGTAGACCTCTTATGTTAGTTGTTTGTTTTTACAGTTTAAAAGATAGTTAATCTTGATGGTTTTCACCATCTCCTTCAGAAAGTTTTTCGCACTTGAACTTCAACTTTCCATCAACCAAGTCGATGGAGATCGTAGAAAAGTCCGAATAAATTCCCAAAAGCAAGCCTTCAGCAATCTCATCTTCGATCAATTGCTGGATAGAACGGCGGATGGGGCGGGCACCCAGGGCGGAGTCATAGTTGTGGCTCACCACGAATTCCTTGGCTTCCTTGGAAATTTCCAGGAGGATGCCGCGTTCAGACAAATTCTTCTGCAGGAACATGAGCTGGATATCCACCACAGAGGTAAGGTCGCTCTTGGTCAGCGGACGGAACACGATCTGTTCATCGATACGGTTCAAGAATTCCGGAGAGAACACGCGCTTGGTCTCTTCGCGGATGGCGGTTTCCATACGTTCGTAGTCGTCGGTCTCCCCCATCTTGGTGAAGCCCATGCCAGAGCTGTGGCGGACTTCACGGGCGCCGGCGTTACTGGTCATGATGATGATGGTGTTCTTGAAATTGATCTTACGGCCATAGCTATCGGTAAGAATACCGTCGTCCAGAATCTGGAGCAGCAAGTTGTACACGTCCGGATGAGCCTTTTCGATTTCATCCAAGAGAACAACGCAGTACGGGCGCTTGCGAACTTTTTCAGAAAGCTGGCCACCATTGTCTTCGAAGCCCACATATCCCGGAGGCGCACCGATCAAGCGGCTGATGCTGTGCTTTTCCATGTATTCGCTCATGTCGATACGGATCATGGAATCTTCGCTACCGAACAAGCTAAGGCTCAAGACCTTTGCAAGTTCAGTCTTACCCACACCGGTGGGGCCAAGGAACATAAAGCTGCCCATGGGGCGCTTTGTATCGCGGATGCCGGCACGGGTGCGGCGGATTGCCTTCACCACGGCGTCCACAGCCTGGTCCTGGCCAATGACGCGTTCCTTGATTTCGTCACCCAGCTTCAAAAGCTTCTGGGCCTCTTCGCCAGCAAGGCGGCTTACAGGAATACCGGTCATCTTACTGATGCAATCGCGGATTTCATTTTCGTCCACGACCGGAGTTTCCTTGGAATCTTCCTTGTTCAAGGCGTCGCGACGTTCTGCAATGCGATTGGTCAGTTCTTCAATCTTGTCACGGAGGGAAGCTGCTGTTTCATACTGCTGTTCTGCGATGGCGTCTTCCTTCTTCTGGACGGCTTCAGCCAATTCGTCTTCCATTTCCTTCAGGTCCTGAGGCGTACGGATGGAATTCAAACGGACGCGGGCGCCTGCTTCATCAAGGACGTCGATGGCCTTGTCCGGAAGGAAGCGATCGCTGATATAGCGTTCGGCCAACGTGACGGAAGCGCGGATAGCTTCCGGAGTGTAATGAACCTTATGGTGCTGTTCATACTTTGCACGAAGGCCTTCAAGAATCTGGATGGAATCTTCGGAGGAAGGCGGGTTCACCACGATGGTCTGGAATCGACGTTCCAGGGCGGCATCCTTTTCAATATACTTGCGGTATTCATCAATAGTGGTTGCACCAATGCACTGGAGTTCACCACGGGCAAGTGCGGGCTTGAAAATGTTGGAAGCGTCCAAGCTACCTTCAGAACCGCCAGCACCCACGATGGTATGCAATTCATCGATAAACAAGATAACGGAATTGTCCACGCGCTGAAGTTCCATGATAAGGCCCTTCACACGTTCTTCAAACTGGCCTCGGTACTTTGTACCGGCCACCATGGCAGCCACATCCAAGCTTACCACGCGCTTGTTTGCAAGAAGTTCCGGAATCTTCTTCTGGGCAATCTTCAGGGCAAGACCTTCAATGATGGCGGTCTTACCAACGCCCGGTTCACCGATCAATGCCGGATTGTTCTTCTTGCGACGGCAAAGAATTTGGATCAAGCGTTCAATTTCGGCTTCGCGGCCGATAATAGGGTCCAACTTGCCCTGGCGAGCCATGGCCGTAAGGTCACGGCCAAAGTGTTCAAGAATGGGAGTCTTGGAGCGGGATTCACGACGAACCTGCTGGCGGGTTTCACCGCCACGGGAAGGTTCTCCACCCATAGATTCCGGAGCATTTCCGCCATCTTCACCAGGAAGCTGACCGTCGATGGATTCGCGCTTCAGCTGTTGGAGAACATTCTGGAAATTTTCAAAAGTAACGCCAAATGTGGAAAGTGTACCTGCAGCAGGAGTTTCGCTTTGCTGCAAAATGGCAAGCATCAAATGTTCAGGACCGATATACTGGTCGCCTTCTTCCTTTGCAATTTTTGCAGCATTGAAAAGAGCAGCCTTGCAGCGGATGGTAAAGGAAAGCAATGCACCGTGAGCGTCACCCACAGTCATGATGCCACCGTTGGAAGTCAATGCACGCTGAACGTTTTCACCAAGTTCATTCAGGTTCACATTGAGAGCCTTCAAAGTTTCGGCAGCCAAGCCGGAGTCTTCACGAACCAGGCCCAACAACAAATGTTCGGTACTGATACTGTCGCTACCAAGATTACGGGCAGCCATACGGGCAGCCTGCAAAACGGCCTTGGCTTTCTTCGAAAAAATACCATTGATATCAGACATTATTCAACCTAATTCCTATTCAAAACTTTGAATCACACCACCATGCATCACCACGCGGCGCTTAGCAAAGGAAGCCAACTTTTCATCGTGGGTCACAATGAGGAAAGCCTGGTTAAACTTCTGGTTCAGTTCGCCAATCAGTTCATTCAGTTTGGCGGAATTTGCTTCATCCAGGTTACCGCTAGGTTCATCAGCAAGAACCAAGTCCGGATTGTTCATCAAGGCGCGTGCAATAGCAATACGCTGGCGTTCACCACCGGAAAGTTCCCTAGGCAAATGCTTCAGACGGTCCTTCAAACCAACCGTTTCCAAAAGCATTTCTGCACGTTCGCGGCATTCGGCTTCGCTCTTGCCCATGATGCGGCCAGGAACACTGACGTTTTCCAGTGCAGTGAATTCGCTCAACAAGTGATGGAACTGGAATACAAAACCCACCTGTGCTCTGTGGTACATGTCCCGTTCGTCGCTATTGAACTTGGACAGAGCCTTGCCCTTAAAAAGGATTTCGCCAGAAGTAGGAGTATCCAGCATACCCACCAAGTTCAAGAAGGTGGATTTACCGGAGCCCGAAGAACCAGTGAGCGCCACAAGTTCGCCTGCATTCATGGAGAAGTTTACGCCCTTCAGGATTTCAAGCTTCTCGCCAGTTTCACTGAAGACTCTGCGCAGATCGCGGGTTTCCAATAAGGTACCAGGTTCCAGGCCTGAGGTGCGAGGATCCAAATTATTCATGTCTAATAGCCCCCACAGGATCAAGTCGGCTAGCCTTCCAAGCCGGAAGCAAGGTGGCCAATACGCACAAGGAAATGCCAATCACAAAGATCAAGACCACATCAAGCATGTGTACGGAAATGGGGAAATAAGGAATCACATACACATCACCCGGAAGAGTGATGAAATGGTAGGTTTCCTGCAACTTGCAGAGGACCAAGCCGATGGTTCCACCAACCAAAGTTCCGCCAACACCGATGAAACTTCCCATGAGCATGAACACGCGCATGATTCCAGCCTTGCTAAAGCCCATGCTACGGAGGATACCGATTTCCTTGGTCTTGTCGATAACCACCATGATCAGGGAACTGATAATGTTAAATGCAGCCACAAGGATAATCAGGCAGATCACGGCAGCCACAATGAACTTTTCGTAATTCATCCATTTGAGCAAAGTAATGTTCTTGGTCTTCCAATCCATGGCATAGTACGGATAAGTCAGCCAGCCAGCCATTTTGTCCACGGCTTCGCCAGCAGCCCAATGATCGTTCATTCTAAACTGAATGCCGGTCACTGCATCGTTCATGCCAAGCAACTTCTGAAGTTCAGAAATACCAATGTATGCCAACTGGCCATCGTATTCGTAGGTGCCCGTTTCAAAAATACCGGCCACCACGCACATCATCATCTTGGGGCCACCGCCAGCAACGGCGGCATCCGGAGTTTGGAAAGTCTGAAGCACCAGCTTGTCGCCAACGACCACACGAAGTCGGTTGGCAAGGCCAGAGCCAAGCATAATGCCCGGGCGCAGTTTTCCGCTCAAGTCCTCGAGACTGTCCACAGAATAACTACCCCACTTGATGTACTTGTGAATGTCGGTAACACCCTTGGAAGATTCACCATCGATACCGTAGACCACGATACCGTCGTTCACCTTCTTACTGCTGATACCCACCTTGTATATGATAAACGGAGAGGCATTCGTGACGCGAGGTTCACGGGCGCGAACTTCCTTGATAAGGCTGTCGTAGGGAGCAATGGGATCACCATTGTAAGCCATGATTTCAAAGTGAGCGTCCTTGCCAATCATCTGGGCGGTCACTTCTTCTTCGAAGCCGTTCACCGCAGCCAAGGCAACCACCAGCGCAAACACGCCGATGCTCACTCCAAGCATACTGAAAATGCCAATAAGCGAAACAAAGAGACTCTTACGCTGAGCCCCAAGGTAACGCCAAGCAATGAGTAGTTCAAGTTTCATAATTAGACGAAAGACGAGAGACGAGAGACGAGAGATTATTGCAGTTTTGAAAGTTTCAAACCAGACAACATCTTTGCAATCTCTTCAGTTTTCAGGTCTATAGAGTTCAAATCATCCTTTGTTACGTAGTTCAACAATAAGGCCACTTCTAACTGGCTTTGCACTTCCATCAACGAGCCATAACTTATTTCAAGAAAATGGACAATTTCCTTACTAGAAGTTCGGCTCATTCCTTCCGCAATATTTGACGTAACAGAAACTGCAGCACGACGCACCTGACTCGCAAGAGCAAACTTTTCATAATCAGGAAAATTTCTGCATAAAACATAAACGTCTAGGACCCATTGCAAAGCCTTTTGATAAACTTTCAACTTTCTATACGCAAACATTTTAAGCAGGGTTTTCCTTCTTTATTCTTTCGTCTCTCGTCTGTAGCGAACGAAGTGAGCGTTCTCTCGTCTGAAGTCTAACTCTGCTAGACTTCAGGTTTCATCAGCGGGAAGAGCTGCACGTCGCGGATGGTTTCCTGGTTGGTGAGCAGCATGATCATGCGGTCGATACCGAAGCCCACACCGCCGGTAGGAGGCAGGCCGGATTCAATAGCGTGCAGGAAGTTTTCGTCCATGGGGTGAGTTTCGCCTTCACCACCGCGGCCACGGCGGACCTGGTCTTCCAGAAGTTCGCGCTGGCGCAGAGGATCGTTAAGTTCGGTATAGGCGTTGCCCAGTTCCCAGCCGTTGGCGTAGGGTTCGAACTGTTCAATGAGGCCTTCCTGGGTACGATGCTTCTTGCAAAGCGGAGTAGATTCGGTAGGCATGTCCATGATGAAGGTGGGCTGGATCAGCTGTTCTTCGACAGTCAGTTCAAACAGTTCCAGAATGCCACGGCCACGGCTGAATTCGCCATCCAGATGGCCACCCAGTTCGTCGATCTTTGCCTGGATCTGCTCATCGGACAGGTCGTCCACCTTGATGCCGCCGAACTTTTCAATAGCACCCTTCATGGTGTAGCGGGGCCACGGAGCCTTGAAGTCGATTTCCTTGCCCTGGGTCATGATCTTGGTGGTGCCGTTTGCAGCGATACAGGCGCGTTCGTAGATGTTTTCAAAGTGAACCATCATGTCGTTGTAGTCGGCGTAGGCTTCGTAGAATTCCAGACCGGTGAATTCCGGGCTATGGGTACGGTCCATGCCTTCGTTACGGAAGTTCTTGGAGAATTCGAAAACCTTTTCCATACCGCCCACAATGCAGCGCTTCAGGTAAAGTTCCGGAGCCACACGCATGTAGAGAGTCATGTCGGCAGCGTTATGGTGAGTGGTAAACGGACGAGCGTTTGCACCGCCATAGATAGGCTGCAAGGTCGGGGTTTCCACTTCGATGAAGCCCTTTTCGATGAGGTATTCACGGATGGACTGCATGATCTTGGAACGCTTGATGAACACTTCCTTCACGTCGTCGTTCAGGGCCATGTCCACATAGCGCTGACGGTAGCGGGTATCCACGTCGGCAAATTCGTTGAACACCACCTTGTTGCCGTTTTCGTCAATCTTTTCCTTGGCAACGGGGAGCGGGCGCACAGCCTTGGAAAGCATGGTCACCTTCTTCACGCGTACGGAGTA
The sequence above is drawn from the Fibrobacter sp. genome and encodes:
- a CDS encoding polysaccharide biosynthesis tyrosine autokinase, translated to MPQTNTMLQPSVQNPADDEIDLLEVLGILLKHKVFLGVCIVLGCVAGFLASNWARPQFTSNALLQVNVKGNKASRAMGEMGALLDVASPAEAEIELLKSRMVLSYVVEKEHLCFIAKPIGALNRLTHKEGRMDLENLQIPKIAIREKWMAKVIDEDHFAVISPEEKEILSGPVGENLTAEYYGDTLEIRVQKMRAEPGQMFILGQIDPLDAYRGLLGRMNVAEKGKQTGIIGVSFTHQYPDRAASILNSVANIYLRQNVEMRSAEAEKTLEFLEKQLPGIKAKLDSSEKNLADYRHSIGSVDMGGETRAHLEKSSSLEREILELEKRRQEATRLFKEEHPSVQTIIKQQNRLRAELSKLKASAEKMPLTQQEVLRLQEEVAVNNAQYTSMLNNIQQLRVVRAGEVGNVRIVDYAQIERRPSKPNKKMIFGGCVAGAFLLGALLIYLMQMTRRGVRGSLEIERETGISVYAKIPESDNSILHHRKTGKNVKPLVEESPEDPASEAFRSLYTAIDFSVAQEKVIMVTGMVPGVGKSFVAKNLAALYANNLKRVLLIDADMRRGVVYSKHKMGLGDVLSGKCALDSAIAESLTENMYVLGAGNSGVTPSELLRGDNFKKLLDEARSKFDMIVVDTPPLNLVTDSELIFPVVDFALFVLHYGRHSMDQIKEAMIKVDRCCGKPKAFVMNHCEHDSRGYYGGYGYYGKGYYGKGYYSKKKS
- a CDS encoding nucleoside monophosphate kinase, whose protein sequence is MAKISAVLIFGAPGSGKGTVGAKLAATTSLKHLSTGDIFRGIAPSSESGKLLASYSSKGLLVPNEATVEIFGRYVEGLVNTNKLNPEKDVLLLDGIPRTVEQVKLIESIVDVKHIFVLDIKDEATIVARLLNRAKIEGRKDDADENVIKNRLKVYKESTAKVLSKYNKKIISHIVGDNTPDEVFSDVLKAYVDFCKASAKAAKPAKKATKPAKKAAKTSK
- a CDS encoding ATP-dependent Clp protease ATP-binding subunit, with protein sequence MSDINGIFSKKAKAVLQAARMAARNLGSDSISTEHLLLGLVREDSGLAAETLKALNVNLNELGENVQRALTSNGGIMTVGDAHGALLSFTIRCKAALFNAAKIAKEEGDQYIGPEHLMLAILQQSETPAAGTLSTFGVTFENFQNVLQQLKRESIDGQLPGEDGGNAPESMGGEPSRGGETRQQVRRESRSKTPILEHFGRDLTAMARQGKLDPIIGREAEIERLIQILCRRKKNNPALIGEPGVGKTAIIEGLALKIAQKKIPELLANKRVVSLDVAAMVAGTKYRGQFEERVKGLIMELQRVDNSVILFIDELHTIVGAGGSEGSLDASNIFKPALARGELQCIGATTIDEYRKYIEKDAALERRFQTIVVNPPSSEDSIQILEGLRAKYEQHHKVHYTPEAIRASVTLAERYISDRFLPDKAIDVLDEAGARVRLNSIRTPQDLKEMEDELAEAVQKKEDAIAEQQYETAASLRDKIEELTNRIAERRDALNKEDSKETPVVDENEIRDCISKMTGIPVSRLAGEEAQKLLKLGDEIKERVIGQDQAVDAVVKAIRRTRAGIRDTKRPMGSFMFLGPTGVGKTELAKVLSLSLFGSEDSMIRIDMSEYMEKHSISRLIGAPPGYVGFEDNGGQLSEKVRKRPYCVVLLDEIEKAHPDVYNLLLQILDDGILTDSYGRKINFKNTIIIMTSNAGAREVRHSSGMGFTKMGETDDYERMETAIREETKRVFSPEFLNRIDEQIVFRPLTKSDLTSVVDIQLMFLQKNLSERGILLEISKEAKEFVVSHNYDSALGARPIRRSIQQLIEDEIAEGLLLGIYSDFSTISIDLVDGKLKFKCEKLSEGDGENHQD
- a CDS encoding ABC transporter ATP-binding protein, which codes for MNNLDPRTSGLEPGTLLETRDLRRVFSETGEKLEILKGVNFSMNAGELVALTGSSGSGKSTFLNLVGMLDTPTSGEILFKGKALSKFNSDERDMYHRAQVGFVFQFHHLLSEFTALENVSVPGRIMGKSEAECRERAEMLLETVGLKDRLKHLPRELSGGERQRIAIARALMNNPDLVLADEPSGNLDEANSAKLNELIGELNQKFNQAFLIVTHDEKLASFAKRRVVMHGGVIQSFE
- a CDS encoding ABC transporter permease translates to MKLELLIAWRYLGAQRKSLFVSLIGIFSMLGVSIGVFALVVALAAVNGFEEEVTAQMIGKDAHFEIMAYNGDPIAPYDSLIKEVRAREPRVTNASPFIIYKVGISSKKVNDGIVVYGIDGESSKGVTDIHKYIKWGSYSVDSLEDLSGKLRPGIMLGSGLANRLRVVVGDKLVLQTFQTPDAAVAGGGPKMMMCVVAGIFETGTYEYDGQLAYIGISELQKLLGMNDAVTGIQFRMNDHWAAGEAVDKMAGWLTYPYYAMDWKTKNITLLKWMNYEKFIVAAVICLIILVAAFNIISSLIMVVIDKTKEIGILRSMGFSKAGIMRVFMLMGSFIGVGGTLVGGTIGLVLCKLQETYHFITLPGDVYVIPYFPISVHMLDVVLIFVIGISLCVLATLLPAWKASRLDPVGAIRHE
- a CDS encoding four helix bundle protein, translating into MFAYRKLKVYQKALQWVLDVYVLCRNFPDYEKFALASQVRRAAVSVTSNIAEGMSRTSSKEIVHFLEISYGSLMEVQSQLEVALLLNYVTKDDLNSIDLKTEEIAKMLSGLKLSKLQ
- the lysS gene encoding lysine--tRNA ligase, whose product is MINVNMPDMNDQVKARLDKLEKFKEMGIEAYPHKFNRTHDSKVLKENKDALIASGEDVAFAGRVVRFNRKGKMCFMHLKDRYGRLQVVCARDEVGEENYEIVKMTDLGDFIGVNGTMFETQSGEYSVRVKKVTMLSKAVRPLPVAKEKIDENGNKVVFNEFADVDTRYRQRYVDMALNDDVKEVFIKRSKIMQSIREYLIEKGFIEVETPTLQPIYGGANARPFTTHHNAADMTLYMRVAPELYLKRCIVGGMEKVFEFSKNFRNEGMDRTHSPEFTGLEFYEAYADYNDMMVHFENIYERACIAANGTTKIMTQGKEIDFKAPWPRYTMKGAIEKFGGIKVDDLSDEQIQAKIDELGGHLDGEFSRGRGILELFELTVEEQLIQPTFIMDMPTESTPLCKKHRTQEGLIEQFEPYANGWELGNAYTELNDPLRQRELLEDQVRRGRGGEGETHPMDENFLHAIESGLPPTGGVGFGIDRMIMLLTNQETIRDVQLFPLMKPEV